DNA sequence from the Puntigrus tetrazona isolate hp1 chromosome 2, ASM1883169v1, whole genome shotgun sequence genome:
aatcacaagaTATCCAATTGGTGCTATAGCAGCTTAATGGTTAAGGTTCTGTGCTGCCAAGAAAATACTGCAGATTCAGTTTCCGGTAAAGTGCACAGTGACCAAGAAAGGTTGCCAACTCCTTGCCTGCAAACTTTGAGTTTTTGCTGAAGGGAAGATCATTAAGGTCTTTATAATATAACACTATTTCAGAGACTTCTGAATAATTtctatacatatttaaacaaatatgcatCAGTCAGGAGCAGCAatgggataaaaaaataaataaaaaaaagcaccacAACACCCATCATGACACAACAATCTGCATTAACTCTCTCACCTGATCTATAAAGTTTAATCTTTGACTATAGTGCTACTTTGTTTTATCAGAGCAATGTCAAATCATACGTGTGCAAATGTTGCACTATTATTGCATGCCATATTGTTACTATGAGAAGAACCTACCTAACTGTTTAATCATCAGTAAATGATGAGCTCACTTGAAAAAAGTTGATGAATACGCCATCAACCAAGCCTAAACAAAACTACAACTCTGTGTTTATTATCAAATAATATTCTATGCgtcacaaaaataatatcttATTTGTTAGATCAGGAAAAATACTTAAGACGTGATGTCCAAAGTCTAAAACAATGCCAGTGGAAATGTTTAACAGTTTTTTGACCACACACTACAGGTTTACAGTCTGCAATATGTTTTTGCTGTGGCTGCAAGTCTccaaaacatgtacattttgaaTACTGAAGGAGTCGTCTCTAAGGACTCACCAGTGGGGGAAGACTAGTGCCTGCCACTAAAcacatataatacattaaatggaTCAAAGATGACAAGTcccattttaaactttaataaaataaatttttataagGCATTTAGCGATTTAAATGCAAGTGTCTAATGTTTCAAATAACttctgtgaaaacaaaatgtcaaGTAAATGGTCATTCAGCATAACACTTACATGTTTTTGTAGAAATACTTAttcttacaattaaaatatatcagaataAGTCATCACACTTAATGACAATggacaaaaaaagatttaaaattacaattcatTTATCCTATTTTGGGGGAATCTTGTcatctaatgatttttgttgtaagtaTGTCTGACAGGATTTTTTGTTATAACGAACTGTTGTATCACTGAATGATCTGTAAATCtggctaaaaatatttttagctttattttattgtcttgaTACTTAAACCGTGCTTTTTATCTTTGACCCGCACTTTTCTATACAAATAATTCTCAACAGCAATCTGTAATGCACAAGATAGTACATATCTGACAATAAATGATTTACAATAATACAATCAACTAACcattataattattgtatgatatatgtatattaattatgttatgttatatcaTAAAAGTGTTGCTGCGGAcatattttcttatttgaaCTGATAATGAAGTAGGAAACGATCTACAGCGCACATCGCAATATGCATTTAGTCTTGTGCCTGTGCTGGACACGACACTGATACAGAGCCGAGGCCAGTCTCCtgtgaaaagagaaaaatttcCCAGAGTTCTAATTGAGGCACTTTCTTACCTAACTATTTTCTCATCTAGCATAGACACACAGAGTCCCAGGGGCTGCGCAGGGTGGAGCGCTCTATTTCCAAACCATTATCTCACCTTCCTTCtagtgctcacacacacacacacacacactcttttcaCTCTTTTCAAATGACTGTGGAGAGCCTGAAGGAGTCTCTAGTTATTGGGCACTCTCTCATGTTATCTCCATGCACACACAAGAGGACTATTAAGAGAGCGAgtactgaacaaaaacaaacatatccGTTTCAAAGCCGGTCTTTCAGGAACGTACACACACTGTAACCAGACAGGAATACCTAACCCTTAAACAGCATCATAAAAGATTTGTGAACTTGTGAAGAGATTGTACAAGAAGGCTACTCTatgaaatcattatttaaataaaaaaggatggTGGTCACCTGAATGATTCAGCTTGCCACATGGCATGTTTGCTTTCAAATGTCATTCGTCATGCCGTAGTTTAGTCAGCCGTGAAATAAAACTTCTGCGTTTATGACATATAGACTGCCATGTTTGAACTGGGTTTAAAGATAATCAAAGCATAGTGGCAATGATTAATCAATTCCCCACCCACATATACACGTAGATGCCACTGCAACACTAAGAATTGTTTCAGCACATATAGATCACATCAGGAACATCAGCATTTCTACTTGGTccttttaaatatgatatttcaCGGAGGACTTTGGTTCAATTGACACTAAGTTACACGTACTAGAAAAAGAGGTTTAACTGAGCTTTTGTTCTCATTTTACACAATATACAACCACATGTCCAATTCCACCTATCATTCACACTAGTCCTAAAAAACTTCCATAAGagttatactttaaaatgttcctGTAAAGGTTAGATATCATACATGTCATAGCAAAAAAGGTTTTAGTACATCAACAACATAAAATGTAGTTAGTCTAACAAACAACATACTATCTGTCCTGTTACAAAATCACTAattttcacacacatgcaccaTAATTTGGCACTTATGATTGACAAAATTGTGGCTTTATTATTAACACGGCTAAATATTAGTAAGAGAGACGTCAGCGATGGGAACATAGTTAGTGGGTTTTgatctaaaaatgtttgaaacatttctgatatATTAATTCTCTCAGTATTTACAAACGCCCACAAATATGGATAGTTTCCTGCTCGTTCAACATACATCCACACCCAAACCTACAATTATGGGtttgaaataataatctaaacCCACAATGTGCAACCACATCATAAACTGGATAAGCGAATTGAATAATGAAGTTGTTGCTGCTCTAAAAGTGTAAAACTAACTGTGTTTCCGCGTTGAATGTGCAGGGCTGGCTAACACGGTTAGCACGAAGCTCATAAGGAAACGACATCGAAATGAACGAATTTAACATTTGTGCCCGAATTAAAAAGTAGGTCTCGGGTGTTACCGGACCAAATGCAGAAGCTGGTGTCGGTGTCAAACATTCAAACTAACAGGTCGTGACAAATTGCGGCTCTGATGGACTGCGGTCATTAGCATTAGCAGCTCGCGCGAGACCGACCGATAAATAAACCATACAAAATACCTCCGTCCATAAATATCACTCACCGCAATCACGACGCTGTCCTCTCCCTGAAATTTAGGTATGTATTTGTCCCCCCTAGTCACCTCCGAGCTATTCAATGGCCTGAAACGGCACATGACTTTAATGGTGCACTCCGCCGGGTCCGCCATCTTCCCCCGGTTACCGAATCACGAGAACACCGGCCagaacacacgcacacagacggATACAGACAAGAGCGGAGGGGTGGGGACGCCGCCTCGCTGCAAAATCCCGGCCTGTGTTGTTGATTCTCGGCCCGTGTGACTAAACAGAAAGAGCCGCGTTGGAGGATCACCCGGCCTCCGGGACGCTGACGTCACTTCGCACTCGCCCCGTCAGTGAGATTAACAGAAAACTAACAATGAGGACAAAATGACAGATTATTATgtgctaaacaaaaaaaacaaacaaactataaTTGTCTAACAGCTTAAAATTCCTCTAAAACTGACTCCTTAACAATTAAAGATGACATTAAATTAtcttgaaaatacattttaatgttatctaattttgtgctgttttgttaCAGTTTCTCTGTGATGCCTTAATGTATTTACAATGCAATTTGATTCAATATTGtataaatgtcatttctttcattattttattatttgcaacaTTTCTTACTTTTTACTGTAGCCCACTAGTGCCTACTAGtgtaatgctgtaaaaatgcaaaaagctttctctgcttTCGTTTATTGAAGTTCACCCTTCATCTGTTGCCATTCACAATGATTCATAAACAGCAATCTCCATCTGCAAGgttttttattcataaacgTGATGTCATATATTCAGATTCCACAGGCCTAAATAAATGACAGGATGGCCTTTTGttctgtcatatttttatttatagcataTGTGACAGCATGAACATTACATGTTATGTTggttacaaatattattaacttaACGTGATACagtttgttattatatttttttcgaTAATATCATATGTGGCATTATACGACTTTGTTTCATCTATTTTGTGATATCACACAGTTTCACTGACCCATAAACTCTAAACCCAGCATAGAGAggctgagtgaatgtggtctggactcgGTGAATGAGGGTCcttgtgtcagagacgctgtagaaggacagagttcctgcaccgtgatccacatacactcctattCTACATGAGCTGGAGACTTCAGGAAGCTCAGTCTCTGTGCAATTGTGACAGAATGAGTATTTGCAGTAACTGGAAGGAAAGCAATATAAACTCCAAGACTGATCATTATATCCAAATGCACATTTATCACACCGTCCCTTCCTGCCGATGTttttatatgacactgatatacaCACTCCTCTCCCACTCCACTCcacctcccagtaacagcgtccacacacactctctctacacaacacctgagtCAAActatcaaatctgtctggatgatcggGATGCGACTGCTCTGTGTTAGTTTCAGTAATCattctgttctcctcagacaaaCTGAGGTATTTGTGCACTGTGTTTTCATCCAGCGTGAACCGACGGAAatctgaaagaaacaaaacacatcatCTGCTAAAAATAAGATTATTGACATCAGATGGCAAAATTTTCTtccttgtgtgtgtatgttgcaATGTTTACTTACGCTGTAAAAACTCCTCCCTTTTCTTGGGTTCGGGGGTGGGTATGGACTCAATGTTTTTTACTATGAAAACCAGCAGATAgaatagaattttaatattaaagaaaatactgCATATGTACGCAGATTATGCTTGACATATTAAATAAGTGATCCAGTGCATTACCCATATCAGAAATATTTTCTATCTCCTTTCTGCAGAAATTCTCAAGTTTCTCTCTCAGAAGAGACACAGATTTACCAACATCATTAAAAGAGAGACGAGAACTGACAGTGATGCTGGGAGAGTCTGCAGATCCAGGAGGAACAGAGACAGACTGGAAACTCtacacagacacaaaaacacatcaggAGATACATCAGATAAAGACAAAGAAACTTTTGCCAGAAAATCTATCTCTGTACAACATGCTTTTCCCTTCATAAAGACCACTGTAAGGTTCATCGGATCTCTGTTACCTGGAGGAAATAGATGTGATCATCTGTATTTGAAAGCTGCTCCAGTTCAGTGTCTCTCCTCCTCAGATCTTCAATTTCCTGCTCCAGTCGCTTCAGTTGTTCTTCAGCACGACTCACTTCAGTCTTCTCCTGATCTCTGATCATCTGTGTCACCTCAGATCGCCATCTCTCAATGGAGAGGATCAGCTCAGTAAAGATCCTCTCACTGTCCTCCACTGCTGTCTGTGCAGAGCGCTGTtaggacacacagagagaagcaTCAGAATCAGTTCATTCACTCAGCTCTTACTGCTGCCTCACACAGACTGTTCTCCACAGTGATCTTCAGTGGACTGAAAGAGCTCCAGCACTGACTCCTCACTGACTGACTGGAGGAGAGTCCTAACTGAGTCTCAAACAGCTCTTCAGCTCTTCTGCTTAAAACTCACCTTGTGAGACTCTACAGCCTTTCTCAGCTCCTCAAGCTCCTTCTGTCTCTCCTGGATTCTCTGGCAAAAttttctctgtgtctctttcaGCTGCCTCTATGAGAAAATTTGTTGCTCTGTTAACCagtatcaaaaacaaaaatgactgtattttttgCTAATCTTACAAATCAATTTAAGAATGTGTTAGTTTAACTGCTTTACTGATATGAGCCACTATTATTTAgatattacttaaatatatacatttcccATAGTACAtggaaaactaaataaatttataatatgaataacatataataacatttataataatttataatgctGCAGTTTTTATGTTTGCGGTATCCATTCATACCTGTTTCTCAGTCCTCTCTGCTACAGCTGATACGGTCTCATGATTTTTGTGTTCATCCATTGTacacatataacatatacagTATTCATCAGTGAGACAGTAAATCTCCAGCAGTTTCTCATGTTTAGGGCAGATCATCTCCTTCAGTCGTCCAGTGACATCCATTAGACTGTGTCTCTTACCTTTGAAGAGATTCTCATGTTGTTCAAGATGACTTTGACAGTAAGAGTTCAGACACACCAGACAGGACTTGATAGCTTTATATTTTCTCCCAGTACAGACGTCACACTCCACATCTCCAGATCCAGAGTAACACTGCTCAAGACAAGCAGCTTGTAGCTTTGTCTTCTTGAGTTTTTCCAACACTTCAGCCAGGATGGTGTTTTTACCTAAAACAGGTCTCGGATTGAAGGTCTGTCTGCACTGAGGGCAGCTGCAGACTCTCTTCTGATCATCCTGATCCCAGCAGCCTGTAATACAGCTCATACAGTAACTGTGTCCACAGGGGATGGTCACTGGATCGTTCAGTAAATCTAGACAGATTGAACAGCTAAACTCATCCAGAGCCAAAGAAACACTAGATTCTGCCATTGTACTGCACAAACACTCACAGACAGTAGCCTATAACACGCAGAAATAGAAAACAACGTCCAAAACCTCTGAATTCTACACCCAGACCATGAAGGAAGTAGTGATGAGTTTCACTTTCACTAAACTGAAAGTAGGAGGGGCAaatagagagaggaagagagggaaagtgggagggagagagagctgGTCAAATGAAGATTTCAACTCAACTATGTCTGTTTATTTCTACATTCTGTTAAaagtatgtttgtgtttatgcgTTTATGCCTAACATTGCAATCTAATGCTCTGTTGCCCTCTACTGACCAAAAATAAGGATGTTAATcctcaaaatatttattcttaCTCTTTATTAACTGTTCTTACAACTAGTCTGgtaatcattttattgtattatcaCATCTGTCTCATGataatttatagaaatatatttaatgtgcaaATACTAGATAGTTCTAGCACagtttgttaatttttataaCTGCTGcaataactatataaaatactgtctatgtgtgtgtccaGGTATTTACACCCAGGCATTTACATGGCAGGCCAATAGAGCAGGATTGACGACCACTTTGGTTAAAATACGGTTTCAGATGTTTTATGGACAATGAGAGCAAAAAGCTACATTACAATTACTCCTATTGGTTCTTCACCTACAGCAATGGTGAATTCCACCACAGTTTGGGGTGAAAGTCCCTTAGCTTTGGACAAGTGAGAAGAGCTGGTCTGTGAACTCTGGCAGTCTGTGAAAACTTGTCTAAAGGGCTTGGCCAGTTCTGGAGTCTTAAAGTTAGCTGCAAATTGCTCTTTTTCACAATTTCCCTCTGAATAGTCAGAAGCAGTCCATACCATTGCATTGGTGGAGGTGATCATGGTTTTGAGCACAATGTTCTTGTTGATGATGTGGTCGGCACACACCTGCTTTCATCGCATTACCACATGGGAAGGTCTTCCTCTCTGGATGGAAGAGGTTCTTGATGTCTCCTACGCCATGCTCCTAATTTTTTTGCTCCTAAgttgattatttaaattattgtacTGCAACCATTACTAGATCTAATTTCCTATTCTAAAAATGTCACATGATATATGAATAACAACAGTTCAATTGTGGTGCTAATTTATTTCTTAGAAAGAGACTTAATGTGccaatatgtatataatgaatttaaaacCTGTGATACAGCATTATTGGTAAACAACTGTCCAATACATAATGCCAGATCATGAAATTTTGCAGCAGGAAGATCAGTTTCAGATTGTGCAAAATGGAATTGATGCAGCTGGAATCAAAGAAGgacaaactccaggactgatcattataTCCAAATCTACTCTCATTACTGATATACCCACCTCACCTCATCACTCCACTCCACCTCCCAGTAACAgagtccacacacactctccctaCACCACAGTGGCACCCAATAGTCAAAtttgtctggatgatcaggatatgaCTGGTCTGTGCAAGTGTTTTTACATACTCTGTTCCCTTTAATCGTGCATATTTTTTGCAAGTCAACCGATGAGAATCCGGAGGCAATTAACACATTAACTgcataaagaaatacaaatttaaatattaaaattggaCTCActgtttgaaatatattattgtgtGCCTGAGCATGCATTTGCATAGTACCTTATACTGTAGAAACTTCACTCTGGCCTTGTTCTTAGGAGtgagaaacattttaatgcatgctaCAACATAATTCTTTGAGTACATGAATGATCTAGTACTTACATTTATCAGATATTTTTTCATCTCCTCTCTGAAGGAATGCTCCACTTTCTCTCTCAGAGGAGACACAGATTTACCATCATCATCAAAAGAGAGACAAGGACTGACAGTGATGCAGGGAGAGTCAGTAGATCCAGGAGGAACAGAGAGAGACTGGAAACTCTAcaaggacacaaaaacacataatatcagcTAATGGCACAGATGTATTTGATAGAAACAATCTCTGTTCAACATGCTCCACATAACGCTGTTCATCAGATTTCTGTTCCCTGCAGGAAATGAATGTGATTATCTGTATGTGAAAGCTCAGTGTCTCTCCTCAGATCTTCAATTTCCTGCTCCAGTTGTTTCAGTTGTTCTTCAGCTTGACTCACTTCAGTCTTCTCTTGATCTCTGATCATCTGTGTCACCTCAGATCGCCTTCTCTCAATGGAGAGGATCAGCTCAGTAAAGATCCTCTCACTGTCCTCCACTGCTGTCTGTGCAGAGCGCTGTtaggacacacagagagaagcaTCAGAATCAGTTCATTCACTCAGTTCTTACTGCTGCCTCACACAGACTGTTCTCCACAGTGATCTTCAGTGGACTGAAAGAGCTCCAGCACTGACTCCTCACTGACTGACTGGAGGAGAGTCCTAACTGAGTCTCAAACAGCTCTTCTGCTCAAAACTCACAACTCTACAGCCTTTCTTAGCTCCTCCTTCTGTCTCTCCTGGATTCTCTGGTGAACATTTTCTGTGTGTCCTGTAACTGTCTCTGTTGGAAAACAGAGACTGCTGTTTTGTCTGGTCTGTCTGTACTAAGGGGAGCTGTAGACTCTCTTCTGATCATCCTGATCCCAGCAGCCTGTAATACAGCTCATACAGTAACTTCAGTAGCTCCA
Encoded proteins:
- the ftr16 gene encoding finTRIM family, member 16; protein product: MAESSVSLALDEFSCSICLDLLNDPVTIPCGHSYCMSCITGCWDQDDQKRVCSCPQCRQTFNPRPVLGKNTILAEVLEKLKKTKLQAACLEQCYSGSGDVECDVCTGRKYKAIKSCLVCLNSYCQSHLEQHENLFKGKRHSLMDVTGRLKEMICPKHEKLLEIYCLTDEYCICYMCTMDEHKNHETVSAVAERTEKQRQLKETQRKFCQRIQERQKELEELRKAVESHKRSAQTAVEDSERIFTELILSIERWRSEVTQMIRDQEKTEVSRAEEQLKRLEQEIEDLRRRDTELEQLSNTDDHIYFLQSFQSVSVPPGSADSPSITVSSRLSFNDVGKSVSLLREKLENFCRKEIENISDMVKNIESIPTPEPKKREEFLQHFRRFTLDENTVHKYLSLSEENRMITETNTEQSHPDHPDRFDSLTQVLCRESVCGRCYWEVEWSGRGVCISVSYKNIGRKGRCDKCAFGYNDQSWSLYCFPSSYCKYSFCHNCTETELPEVSSSCRIGVYVDHGAGTLSFYSVSDTRTLIHRVQTTFTQPLYAGFRVYGSVKLCDITK